The region GTCGTCATCGTCGCCCAGCGGGTGTCCACCATCCGGGGCGCCGATCTGATCGTGGTGCTCGACGCGGGGCGGATCGTCGGCGCCGGTACCCACGGCGAGCTGATGGCCGGCAACGAGACCTACCGCGAGATCGTGCTCTCCCAGCTCACCGAACAGGAGGCGGCATGAGCGGCACCTCGGCACCCCGCAGGGGCCCGGCGCCCGGCGCCGGACCCGGCCGCTTCATGGGCGGGCAGCCGACCGAGCGGTCCCTGGACTTCCGCGGCTCCGGCCGCCGGCTGCTGGCCCGGCTCCGCCCCGAGCGCGGTATCGCGCTGCTGGTGCTCGCGCTGGGCACGGGCAGCGTCGCGCTCGCGGTGGCGGGTCCGAAGATCCTCGGCGAGGCGACCGACCTGATCTTCGCGGGCCTCATCGGACGGCAACTGCCCGACGGGGCCGGCAAGGAGCAGGCCGTCCAGTGGCTGCGCGACAGGGACCAGGGCACGGTCGCCGACATGGTGGCCTCGATGGACGTCACCCCCGGCCAGGGCATCGACTTCCACGCGGTCGGCATCGTGCTGCTGTGGGCCACGGCGTTGTACGTCGTCGCCGCGCTTCTGGGCCTGGTGCAGGCGCGGGTGGCCACGGCCATCGTCCAGCGCGCGGTCTTCCGGCTGCGCGAGGACGTGGAGCACAAGCTGGCGCGGCTGCCGCTGTCGTACTTCGACAAGCAGTCGCGCGGTGAGGTGCTCTCGCGCGCCACCAACGACATCGACAACATCCAGCAGACGCTGCAGCAGACCCTCAGCCAGATCCTGGCCTCGCTGCTGACGATCGTGGGCGTGCTGTCGATGATGTTCTGGATCTCGCCGCTGCTGGCGCTGGTGGCGCTGATCACCGTCCCGGTCTCGGTGTGGGTGACGACGCGCATCGGCAAGCGCGCCCAGCCGCAGTTCGTCGCCCAGTGGAAGACCACGGGCAAGCTCAACGCCCATATCGAGGAGATGTACACCGGCCACTCGCTGGTGAAGGTCTTCGGGCGGGAGAAGGAGTCCGCGGAGCTGTTCCGGGAGCAGAACGACAAGCTCTACGCGGCGGGCTTCAAGGCCCAGTCCATCTCCGGGCTGATCCAGCCCTCGATGATGTTCATCGGGAACCTCAACTATGTGCTGGTGGCCGTGGTCGGCGGGCTCCGGGTGGCCTCCGGCGCGCTGTCGATCGGCGATGTCCAGGCGTTCGTCCAGTACTCCCGGCAGTTCAGCCAGCCGCTCACCCAGGTGGCCTCCATGGCCAACATGGTGCAGTCGGGCGTGGCCTCCGCCGAGCGGGTCTTCGAGCTGCTGGACGCGCCGGAGCAGAGCGCGGAGCCGGTGGACGCGCGGCGGCCGGAGGCGGTGCGGGGGCAGGTCGCGTTCGAGGACGTCTCCTTCCGCTACCAGCCGGAGACACCGCTCATCGACGGCCTGTCGCTGTCGGTGCGGCCCGGGCAGACGGTGGCCATCGTCGGCCCGACCGGCGCCGGGAAGACCACGCTGGTCAATCTGCTGATGCGGTTCTACGAGGTCAGCGGCGGGCGGATCACGCTGGACGGGGTGGACATCGCCGAGATGTCACGGGAGGAGCTGCGCTCCCATATCGGGATGGTGCTGCAGGACACCTGGCTGTTCGGTGGGACGATCGCCGAGAACATCGCGTACGGCGCGCAAGGGGCGACCTTCGAGAAGATCGTCGAGGCGGCGACGGCCACCTATGTGGACCGCTTCGTACGGACCCTGCCGGACGGCTACGACTCGGTGATCGACGAGGAGGGCTCCAATGTCAGCGCCGGGGAGAAGCAGCTCATCACGATCGCCCGGGCGTTCCTCTCCGAGCCGTCGATCCTGGTGCTGGACGAGGCCACCAGCTCGGTCGACACCCGTACCGAGGTCCTCATCCAGCGGGCGATGGCCTCGCTGCGGAGCGGCCGTACCAGCTTCGTGATCGCGCACCGGCTGTCGACCATCCGGGACGCGGACGTGATCCTGGTGATGGAGTCGGGGCGGATCGTGGAGCAGGGCTCGCATGACGCGCTGCTCGCGGCGGGCGGTGCGTACGCCCGGCTGTACGCGTCCCAGTTCGCGGAGCCCGTGGCGGAGGCCGAGTAGCCGCGCTCGCCCGGGGGCCGTTGCGGCGCGGGCCGCTCAGCCAGGGGCCCCTCAGGCGTGGGCCGCCGCCCAGTCGGCGATGCGGTCCAGCAGGGCGGGGGAGGCGGCGGTCTCGGCGTGGCCGAAGCCCGGTTCGATCCACAGCTCCGAGGCGGACGGGTCCGCCGCCGACGCCAGCATCCGCGGATGGTCCAGCGGGAAGTACGGATCCCGGTCGCCGTGCACGATCAGCAGCGGCGTCGGCGCGATCAGCGGCGCCGCGGCCACCGGGGACAGCGGATCGACGGCCCACCCGCGCGGGTCGATCCGGGTGCGCAGCCCGTAGCGGGAGACCAGTCGGCCCGCCGGCCGGGTGATCGCCCAGTGGACCCGCCGCATGGGCGCGGTGCCCCGGTAGTACCAGCGGGCGGGTGCGCTCACCGCGACCACGGCATCGGGCGCGGCGCCGTCGGCCGCCTCGCCGGGCGCGCCCGGCGCCTGGCCGCCCGTCGAGGCGGCCGCGGGGTCCGTGCGCCCTGGCGAGCGCCCCGTGCGCTCCCCATCGTGTGCGACATGCACCGGCTGCATTTCTTCGTTCTTCCCGTACAGCGCCGCCTGCCGGATCACCACCGACCCGCCCATCGAGAAGCCGACCGTGACGACCCGCCGATGCCCGAGGCGACGCGCCCAGCGCACCGCGGCGGCCAGGTCCAGCACCTCGCGATCGCCGACCGTGGACCGCCCGCCGGACCGGCCATGGCCCCGGAACGAGAACGTGATCACGGCCGTACGCTGGCGAAACGCCGACGCCACCCGTCGTAGCGCGGGGCGCTCCAGGGCGCCGGTGAACCCGTGCCCGACCACCAGCACGAGATGGTCGGAGGGTTCGGTGCCGGGCGCCGGGGAAGGCTCGTACAGCGCCTCGATCGAGACGCCGTCATCGGTCAGCAGCGTGGCCCGCCGCTCTCCTGTCATTTCCGTGAAAGGACAACGGGGAGCAGATTGAGCCTCTCGGGCACATGTCATGTGGGTTATTCTGCTGTGAAGAGGATCCGGGCAACGTAGCCCCCGGGTCCTTTTGTGCTTTCGGGGCGTGATGCGCGTTTGAGCGCACCGTCGCTCCAAGGGTGCGGAGCGTGACCGTACGAAGTAGTAGCCGCAGACTCCCCCGGGCGCGGCCCGGGAGGTGCCCCTCTCGCAAGGGACCGAGGAGGAACCGACGTAATGGGCGAGCGAAGCGTGCACAACCTCGAGAACATGGCCGGGGCGGGTGGTGGACGATGAGTTCCCTCCTGCTGCTGACCAACGCACTTCAGCCCTCGACGGAGGTGCTCCCCGCCCTCGGCCTCCTGCTGCACAGCGTGCGGGTGGCTCCCGCCGAAGGCCCGGCCCTGGTGGACACCCCGGGAGCCGATGTCATCCTGATCGACGGCCGCCGCGATCTGCCGCAGGTGCGCAGCCTGTGCCAGTTGCTGCGGTCCACCGGCCCCGGCTGCCCGCTGATCCTGGTGGTGACCGAGGGCGGGCTGGCCGCCGTCACCGCCGACTGGGGCGTCGACGACGTCCTGTTGGACACCGCGGGCCCGGCGGAGGTCGAGGCCCGGCTGCGGCTGGCCATGGGCCGCCAGCAGATCACCACCGACGACAGCCCGACGGAGATCCGCAACGGCGATCTGTCGGTCGACGAGGCCACCTACAGCGCCAAGCTCAAGGGGCGTGTGCTCGATCTCACATTCAAGGAGTTCGAGCTGCTGAAGTATCTCGCGCAGCACCCCGGCCGGGTCTTCACCCGGGCGCAGCTCCTGCAGGAGGTCTGGGGCTACGACTACTTCGGCGGCACCCGCACCGTGGACGTCCATGTCCGGCGGCTGCGCGCCAAGCTGGGCCCGGAGCACGAGTCCCTGATCGGCACCGTGCGGAACGTGGGCTACCGCTTCGTCGCGCCGGAGAAGGTCGAGCGCGCCGCCGAGGAGGCCCGGGCCAACGCCGCGGCGCGGGGCGCCGCGCCGGGCGACGCGGCGCGCGGCGAGCACCCCGGCGAGGCGCCCGGCTCCGTGGCGAGGGCCGCTGCCGCACGACCGGCCAACAGCTAGCTGGACCCGCGTAGACTTCGCGCGTGGCCAAGGTGACGCGGGATGATGTGGCAAGGCTTGCGGGGACTTCGACCGCGGTCGTCAGTTACGTCATCAATAACGGACCCCGGCCGGTCGCCCCGGCCACGCGCGAGCGGGTGCTTGCCGCGATCAAGGAGCTCGGCTACCGGCCGGACCGCGTCGCGCAGGCGATGGCGAGCCGCCGGACCGATCTCATAGGGCTGATCGTTCCGGACGCCCGGCAGCCGTTCTTCGCGGAGATGGCACACGCCGTCGAGCAGGCGGCCGCCGAGCGCGGAAAGATGGTGCTGGTCGGCAACTCCGACTACCTCGACGAGCGCGAAGTGCACTATCTGCGCGCCTTCCTGGGGATGCGGGTGTCCGGGCTGATCCTCATCAGCCAGGGCCCGAGCGAGAACGCGGCGGCCGAGATCGAGGCGTGGGACGCCCGGGTGGTGCTGCTGCACGAGCGGCCCGAGGCGATCGACGACGTGGCGGTGGTGCTGGACGACGTCGGCGGCGCGCAGCTCGCGGTGCGGCATCTGCTGGAGCACGGCCATGACTACGTGGCGTGCCTCGGCGGCACCGAGATAACCCCGACCATCGGCGACCCCGTCACCGACCACGTCGAGGGCTGGCGCCGCGCGATGCACGAGGCGGGCCGCCCCACGGAGGGGCGGCTCTTCCAGGCCCCGTACAACCGGTACGACGCCTATAAGGTCGCCCTCGACCTGCTGGCCGGCCCCGACCGGCCCCCGGCCATCTTCTGCGCCACCGACGACCAGGCTTTCGGGGTGCTGCGGGCCGCGCGTGAGCTGCGGATCGAGGTACCGCAGGAGCTGGCGGTGGCCGGCTTCGACGATGTGAAGGAAGCCCACCTCACCGACCCCCCGCTGACCACGGTCGGCTCCGACCGCCCCGCGATGGCGCGCGCCGCGGTCGATCTGGTGCTGGACGACGGCGTCCGCCTGGCCAGCTCCCGCCGCGAGCGGGTCAAGCAGTTCCCGTCGGCCCTGGTGGTCCGCCACTCCTGCGGCTGCGTCTAGCGCGGAGCGCTTCTGTCGGGGTCGGGGCCCTGGGACCCCGACGACCCCTGTTGTCTTCACCGTCCGGCGGGTTCGGCCCTGCGGGCCGGTTGTGCTGTGGGGGAGAGGCGCCTGCCTTGCGGGTGCGCGCCGGTGTGGAGGCCCGTTCTGGGGTCGGCGTCCGCCGCGCCCTGTGGGCTGCTTTCCCGGCGGGCGGCGCCCGCGCGTCGCGGGGCCCTGCGGCCCCGCGAACCGATGCCATGCGCGGCGCGTGCCCGCCCAGTGGCCTCCCCTGCGGAGAGATTCCGCGCTTGCGAGGCTTGTGATCCCGGCGTTCCATGGCTGGGCCCCGATGTTCGCGGAGGCGCCGCGCCCTGCGGGTGGTGTGCGCCTCCGGGGCGCAGCGTCCGCCTTACGGCGGCGTGCCGGCGGGGCGCGACGCCCACGTTCTGCGGCGGGACTTCGCTGACCTGCGGTGCGGCCGAGGGGGTTTGGGGTCGGCGGGGCCGAGGGGGTTGCGGCGTCCCTCGGCGCCCCGGCAGGCGCGCCCCCGCGGGGGCCTTATGTCGGGCATACCGACTTCTGGTGGGGTTCTTAGCGGGCACTCAGGGGACTCTCATACTTCGGTCGCACAGTCATAGACATGACGGACAGCACCCGCCGTAGCGGCGCAGACGAGCCCTATCCCTTCTCGTACGGCGGTGGTGCGGGGTATCCCGATCCGCCCGGGTATGAGCCTCAGCAGGCGGTCACCACGCCGTCCGGGGTCACCGTGTGGCCGAGTGGTGGCAGTGGTGGTGGGGGCGGGGTCGGGGAGGAGGGCGGGGCGTTCGCGGGTGAGGGGGCGCATGGTGGCGGAGGGCGGCGCAGGGCGCGGGCGTCGCGTCCGGTCGCGCTGATCGCGGCCGTGGCGGCGGTCGCGGCGCTCGTGGGCGGCGGGGCGGCCGCGCTGGTCACCAACGCCACGCAGAAGTCCGACACCACGGTCTCCACCCCTGTGGTCAACGCCAAATCCACCAGCAGCAGCGGGGTTTCGGCCGTCGCGGCGGCCGTCAGCCCCAGCATCGTGGAGGTCAGCGCGAGCGGCACCAGCGGTCAGTCCACCGGTTCCGGCGTGGTCATCACCAGCGGCGGCGAGGTCATCACCAACAACCATGTGGTCTCCGGCGCCGACTCGATCAAGGTGACCTTCAGCGACGGCAGTAAGAAGACCGCGACGGTCGTCGGCACCGACAGCAAGAAGGACCTCGCGCTGATCAAGGTGGAGGGTGCGAGCGGGCTCAAGCCCGCGGCCCTCGGCGACTCCAGCAAGGTCACGGTGGGCGACCAGGTCGTGGCCATCGGCTCGCCGGAGGGCCTTACCGGCACCGTCACCAGCGGCATCGTCTCCGCGCTCGACCGCGAGGTCACCGTCTCCACGGACCAGAGCCAGGGCCAGGGGCAAGGCGGCCAGGGGCAAGGCGGTCAGGGGCAGGGTGGCGGCGGCGGTCAGTGGCCCTTCGAGTTCGGCGGCGGCCGGTACAACGGCGACGTCGGCGAGTCGACCACCACCTACAAGGCCCTCCAGACCGACGCCTCGCTCAACCCCGGCAACTCCGGCGGCGCGCTGATCAACATGAGCGGCCAGGTCATCGGCATCAACTCCGCGATGTACTCGGCGGCCTCGGGCCAGAGCTCAAGCAGTGCGGGCAGCGTCGGCCTCGGCTTCTCGATCCCGGTCAACACGGTCAAGTCCGATCTCGCCTCCCTGCGCTCGGGCGGCAGTGACGGCAACGCCTGACCGACCCACGTGCGAGGCTGGCAGCAGCGCGGCGGAGCAGCGACGGAGCCATTCCCGCGGAGCGGCTCGCTCGGCAGCGCGGCCACCTCCCCGCCCACCGTCATCGTGATCGTGAAGGAAACCGACCCATGAGCCCCGCCGACCACGGCGATCAGCCCGCCCGCATCCTGATCGTCGACGACGAGCCGGCCGTCCGGGAAGCCCTGCAGCGCAGCCTCGTCTTCGAGGGCTACGCGACCGAGACCGCCGTGGACGGACTGGACGCGCTGGACAAGGTCGGCTCCTACGACCCCGAACTGATCGTGCTCGATGTGCTGATGCCCCGGATGGACGGGCTGACCGCCGCGCGGCGGCTGCGCGCCACCGGGGTGACGCTGCCGATCCTCATGCTCACCGCGCGGGACACGGTCGGCGACCGGGTCACCGGGCTCGACGCGGGCGCGGATGACTACCTCGTCAAACCCTTCGAACTGGACGAACTGCTGGCCCGCCTCCGCGCCCTGCTGCGCCGCAGCTCCTACACGGGCCTTCAGGGCGCGGCGCTCCCTGAGGGCGACGTGATGGCCTTTGGCGATCTGCGGATGGACCTGACCACCCGCGATGTCACCCGGGGCGGGCGCCGCGTCGAGCTGACGCGCACCGAGTTCACCCTGCTGGAGATGTTCCTGGCCCATCCCCGTCAGGTGCTCACCCGTGAGCAGATCCTGAAGGCGGTGTGGGGCTTCGACTTCGAGCCGTCGTCCAACTCGCTGGACGTGTACGTGATGTATCTGCGCCGTAAGACCGAGGCGGCCGGTGAGCCGCGGCTCGTGCACACCGTGCGCGGGGTGGGGTATGTGCTGCGGCCCGCGGAGGGCGATCCCTCGTGAGGTTCCACAGATTGCCGCTGCGCTCGCGGCTGGCCCTGCTGACCGCGGTGGCTGTCGCGGTGGCGGTGGCGGTGTCCGCGTTCGCGTGCTGGCTGATCGTCCGGGAGCAGCTCAGCGCCCAACTCGACTCGTCCCTGCGCAACGTCAAGGTGGACGAGCGCAATGTGCTGAGCATCCTGGAGGCGTGCCAGAGCCCCGAGGGCGCCGACGGCCACACCCCGCGCGCCCTCGGCTCGTACTCCGTGCAGATCGTGCTGGCCGACGGAAGCCGCTGCACCCAGCCCGGGGCCACCCAGCTCCCGGTGACCACCGCCGATGTGGAGGTGGCCGTCGGGCAGCGGCCGAACGCGCTGCATGACGCGACGGGCGCGGGCGGCGGCGGGGACATGCGGGTGTACACCTACCGGCCGACCGAGGGCCCCGGCAGCCCGCTGCCGCGCGGGATCGCCGTCTCCATGGCCCGCCCGCTGAGCGAGGTCCAGCATCCGCTGGGCACGCTCACCCTCGTCCTCGCGCTCGTCGCCGGGGTCGGCGTCGTCGGCGCGGGCGCCGCGGGCCTGTGGATCGCCAGGACCGGGCTCAAGCCCGTGGACCGGCTGACCGAGGCGGTCGAGCATGTGGCCCGCACGGAGGATCTGGCCGTCCGCATCCCGGCGGAGGGCGATGACGAGATCGCCCGGCTGTCCCGGTCGTTCAACTCCATGACGGCGGCCCTCACCTCCTCCCGCGACCGTCAGCAGCAGCTCATCGCGGATGCCGGACATGAGCTGCGCACCCCGCTCACCTCGCTGCGGACCAATATCGAACTGCTCGCCCGCAGCGAGGAGACCGGCCGCGCGCTGCCGCCCGCCGACCGTAAGGCGCTCATGGGGAGCGTCAAGGCGCAGATGACCGAGCTGGCCGCGCTGATCGGCGATCTGCAGGAGCTGTCCCGGCCCGACGCCCTGCCCGGCAGCGGCCCCCCGCAGGTGATCGCCCTGCACGAGGTGGCGCGGACGGCCCTGGAGCGGGCCCGGCTGCGCGGTGCGCATCTCACGATCAACGCCTCGATCGAGCCCTGGTACGTCCGCGGCGAGGCGGCCACGCTGGAGCGGTCGCTGGTCAACCTCCTCGACAACGCCGTGAAGTTCAGCCCATCGGGTGGTGTGATCGACGTTGTCCTCAGAAGCGGAGAGGTAAGGGTGCGCGACCACGGCCCCGGCATCCCCGCCGAGGAACTGCCGCATGTCTTCGAGCGCTTCTGGCGCTCCCCGTCCGCCCGCAGCATGCCCGGTTCGGGGCTCGGCCTGTCGATCGTGGCCCGTACGGTCCAGCAGGCAGGCGGCCAGGTGGGGCTGGAAGCGGCCCCGGGCGGCGGCACCGTCGCCTGGATCAGGCTCCCGGGGGCGCCGACGGCTCCGCCGGGGATCGACGTCGACTGAGCGTGGCCCGGCGCGGCCGGGCGTGGGGTCCGGCGCGGCCTGGTGTGGCCTGGTGTGGCCTGGTGTGGCCTGGCCTGGCGCGGCCCGGTGCGGCCTGACACGGCGCGGCACGGCCCGGTACGGCCTGGCCCGGCCCGGCGGGGTCCGGCTCGGCGCCGGTCCGGCTCAGCCCGGTGTGGGTCCGGTCCGGCGCCGGTCCGGCTCGGTCCGACGTGGCCTGGCGCCGGCCCGGCCCAGCGCGGTCCGGTCCGGCCCGGCTCGGCGGGGGCCAGCTCGGCTCGACTCGGCGGGGGCCAGCTCGGTCCGACGTGGCCTGGCGCGGGGTCCGGCTCGGCTCGGTCCGCGGGGGTTCTGCTCAGCGGTCCGGCCTGCCCCAGAGCGGGTCCGGAGCGGCCCGGCCTGACCTAGCGCGATTCCGGAGCGGTCCGGCCTGGCTCGGCGGGGGCCAGCTCGGTCCGACGTGGCCTGGCGCGGGGTCCGGCTCGGCTCGGTCCGCGGGGGTTCTGCTCAGCGGTCCGGCCTGCCCCAGAGCGGGTCCGGAGCGGCCCGGCCTGACCTAGCGCGATTCCGGAGCGGCCCGGCCTGGCTCGGCGGGGTCCGCCTCGGCTCGGTCCGGCCCGGTCCGTTCAGCCCGGTCCGCTCAGCCCGGCCCGTTCAGCCCGTTCAGCTCGGTCCGCTCGGTGCGCCCGGTCCGGCTGAGCCCGGACGAGGCCAGCCCGCCCCCCATCAGAACGGCCCGAGCCGGAGCGTCGGTTGGGGGTCCGTGCTCGTCGGGGAGCCGCCCAGGGGGCGGTCCAACGAGCCGCCCTCCAGGGGGCCCTCCAGAGCGCCGTTCCCGGAGCCGTGCAGCCGGGCGTACGCGCCGTTCAGCGCCAGCAGTTCGCGATGGGTGCCGGTCTCCACCACCCTCCCGTGGTCCAGCACCAGGATGCGGTCCGCGTCCGGTGCCAGGTTCAGATCGTGGGTGATCATGAGCGTGGTGCGGCCGGACATCAGCCGCCGCAGCGGCCGGACGACGCGCCGCGCGGCCAGCGCGTCCAGACCGGTGGTGGGCTCGTCCAGGACGAGGACGGGCGCGTCGCGCAGCATTGCGCGGGCGATGGCGATGCGCTGCAATTGGCCGCCGGACAGCCGCGCCGTATGCGGGTCGATCCGGGTGTCGTAGCCCTCCGGCAACGCCGTGATGAAGTCGTGCGCGGCGGCGTCCCGCGCCGCCCGGACGATCTCGTGCTCGGCGGCCCCGGGGCGGCCGCAGGCGATGTTCTCGCGGATGGTGTCGTGCAGGATCAGGGTCTCCTGCGGCAGCAGCGTCACGTTCGTCCGCAGAAAGCCCAGCGGCATCGCGTACAGGGGCACGCCGTCGAGCCGTACGTATCCCTCCGCCGGGTCGTAGAAGCGCGTCAGCAGTTTGGAGACGGTGGACTTGCCCGCCCCGCTCGCCCCGGTGATCAGCACGAACTCACCCGGCCGGGCGGTGAACGAGACGTCGGCCAGGGTGCGCCGGTCGCCCCCGGGGTAGCGGAAGCCGACCCGGTCGAACTCCACCGTGCCGTGCACCCGCCACGGCGCCACCGCGGCCCCGGGCGGCGGATCGCTCACGGCGGGCTCGGCGTCGAGGATCTCCAGCAGCCGCTCGGCGCCCGCCGTCGCCGCCGTAAGGGTGAGACCGAGCTGTCCGAGGTTGCGGATCGGCGGATAGAGATAGCCGAGGAAGGCGGCGAAGGCCAGCAACTGCCCGATGGTCATCCGGTCCTGGGAGATCTCCCAGGCGCCGAGCCCGATCACGGCGAGCACGCACAGCGTCTCGATGACCTCGACCAGTTGCTCGTACAGCTCGCTCATCCGGGCACCGGCCACCGACGCCCGCATCCACGCACGGGCCTCCCGGCCCAGCCGCCGCTCCTCGGCGTCCTTACGGTTGTACGCCTGCGTCAGCACGACGTTGCCGAGCGACTCCTCCACGACGGAGGTGATCGCACCGTCGGCGACCCGCTCGTCCCTCGCCACCGACCCGATCCGCCCGGAGAAGCGTCGCGCGGCCAGCCAGAAGAGCGGCGCCAGGACAAAGGTGACCAGCGCCAGGTCCCAGCGCAACTGGAAGGCGGCGACCGAGAAGAAGACCGTGCTGAAGAGGGCGGCGACGGTGCTCACCACCCCGGAGACCACCATCTGCTCGATGGACTCCACGTCCCCGGTGAGGCGTTCGACCAGATCGCCCTGGCGGTGGCGCTGGAAGAAGTGCGGCGGCAGATCCTGCACATGCGCGAAGACCCGGGCCCGCAGCCGCAGTACGAACCGCTCGGCGATCCATACGGCGAGCGAGTTGCCCGTATAGCCGACGGCCGCGCCGAGCACCGCGACCGCGAGCCACTGCGCGGCAGGCACCCAGAACGCGCCGAGCGAGCCCTGCCGCAGGGCGTTGTCGGTCAGATCGGAGAACAGCAGGATCGCGGCGGTCTCGGCGAGCGCCGCGGCGATGACACAGGCGCAGATGAGCACCAGCCAGCGCCGGTCGCCCCTGGTGAGCGGCCAGAACCGGCGGAACGCCTGCCGCGAGGGCAGCCACGGAGCGGCCCCCTCGCCGCCGGGTTCCCCGGGTTCGCCGCCGGGTTCGCCGGGTTCGCCGCCGGGTTCGCCGGGTTCGCCGCCGGGTTCGCCGTGCTCGCTGTCCCCCGCGTCGACAGGCAGGTACTCCTCGGGGAGCCGCGGGGCCGCCTTCGGCTGATGACGACCGTAAGGGCGCGGCCGCCCGGTGCGCCGATGCCGGCCGAGGCCGGTGGCCGGGTCGGACCCGAGCGTGCGGAGCTGCATGGTGGGCTGGTCTTCGTACGAGGTCACGGCGGTCACTCCCGCTCGGCTCCGGACATGGCCGAGGCGGGCCCGCGGCGCGATGCCGCGGACCCGCCTCCGGGGTGTGGGTCAGCCGCCGATGGGGCGACGGTGGGGCTTCTTCGGGCCCTTCTTCGGGTCCGGCTTCGGGGCGTGGTGCTTCTTCTTCGGCTCGGCCTTACGGGCGGGCTTGACCGGGACGATCTTGTGGAAGCTCATGATTCTGCCTCTCGGGATTCGGTGTTTCTTTTCCTTTGCCGGAGCCGTTCGGCTTCGACACGGAAGACATTAGGAGCGATATCCGTGAGGAAGATCGGGCTGAGCTGTGCGTTTACCAAGAACGGTTTCAAGGAATTCTCATGCCGGATGGGGAACCGCACTGCCTACGGTCCGGAGAGCGCGGCCCGGGGCGCGAGCCGGGCCGCGCGTACGGCGGGCCACAGGCCGGCGAGCGCGCCGATCGCCATGGTGGCGCCGACTCCGACGCCCAGTGCCCAGGGCGGGACGACCACCTGCCAGTTCTGGGAGAGCGCGTATCCCGCCGATGCTCCCGCGCCGAGGGCGGCGCCGCTGATGCCCCCGAGGGCGGAGAGCATGACCGACTCGGTGAGGAACTGGGTGCGGATCTGGCCACGGGTGGCGCCGAGCGCACGGCGCAGGCCGATCTCGCCACGCCGTTCGAGGACGGCGATGACCATGGTGTTGGCCACGCCGACACCACCGACCAGCAGGGCGATGGCGCCGATGCCGACGAGCAGGCTGGTGAAGGCCCGGTTGGCGGCCTGCTTGGCGCTCAGCGCGTCGGAGGGCCGGGAGACCGTGACCTCGTTGGGTGCCTCGGGGTTGACGGTGGCGGCGAGCACTCCGCGTACCTGGTCGACCTTGCTGTCGGCGGTGCGGGTGTAGATCATCGTGGGGCGGCCGTCGAAACCCAGGTGGGTCTTGGCCGCGTCCCAGCCGATGAGCGCCGCCGAGTCCAGCTCGGGGGCGAGCGGCGCCTTCTGGAGGATTCCGGTGACGGTGAACCACTGCTCCCCGAGCCAGATCTGGGCACCGGGGGTGGTGATGCCCAGGTTCTCGGCCGCGGTGGTGCCGAGGACGACGGCCGGGTAGCGGCTCTGGGCGCCGTTGAGCCACGTTCCGGCGGCCATGTGGAGCCCCACCGTCCTGGGCAGGTCGAGTCCGGCCCCGAGGACACCGATGCCTCTGCTGGCGGCCTTGGGAATGTGGTCGTTGCGGTAGACCTTGGCGCCCTTGACGCTGCCGGTGGCCGCGGCGTTCTCGACCGGGGCGATGTGTCCGACCATTTCGGCGGCGTTTTCGGGCAGTGGCGCGGGGTCGCCGACGAAGTCCTTTCCGGGCGTCACGGTGAGCATGTTCGTACCCACCGA is a window of Streptomyces violaceusniger Tu 4113 DNA encoding:
- a CDS encoding ABC transporter ATP-binding protein; this encodes MQLRTLGSDPATGLGRHRRTGRPRPYGRHQPKAAPRLPEEYLPVDAGDSEHGEPGGEPGEPGGEPGEPGGEPGEPGGEGAAPWLPSRQAFRRFWPLTRGDRRWLVLICACVIAAALAETAAILLFSDLTDNALRQGSLGAFWVPAAQWLAVAVLGAAVGYTGNSLAVWIAERFVLRLRARVFAHVQDLPPHFFQRHRQGDLVERLTGDVESIEQMVVSGVVSTVAALFSTVFFSVAAFQLRWDLALVTFVLAPLFWLAARRFSGRIGSVARDERVADGAITSVVEESLGNVVLTQAYNRKDAEERRLGREARAWMRASVAGARMSELYEQLVEVIETLCVLAVIGLGAWEISQDRMTIGQLLAFAAFLGYLYPPIRNLGQLGLTLTAATAGAERLLEILDAEPAVSDPPPGAAVAPWRVHGTVEFDRVGFRYPGGDRRTLADVSFTARPGEFVLITGASGAGKSTVSKLLTRFYDPAEGYVRLDGVPLYAMPLGFLRTNVTLLPQETLILHDTIRENIACGRPGAAEHEIVRAARDAAAHDFITALPEGYDTRIDPHTARLSGGQLQRIAIARAMLRDAPVLVLDEPTTGLDALAARRVVRPLRRLMSGRTTLMITHDLNLAPDADRILVLDHGRVVETGTHRELLALNGAYARLHGSGNGALEGPLEGGSLDRPLGGSPTSTDPQPTLRLGPF
- a CDS encoding HAMP domain-containing sensor histidine kinase, translating into MRFHRLPLRSRLALLTAVAVAVAVAVSAFACWLIVREQLSAQLDSSLRNVKVDERNVLSILEACQSPEGADGHTPRALGSYSVQIVLADGSRCTQPGATQLPVTTADVEVAVGQRPNALHDATGAGGGGDMRVYTYRPTEGPGSPLPRGIAVSMARPLSEVQHPLGTLTLVLALVAGVGVVGAGAAGLWIARTGLKPVDRLTEAVEHVARTEDLAVRIPAEGDDEIARLSRSFNSMTAALTSSRDRQQQLIADAGHELRTPLTSLRTNIELLARSEETGRALPPADRKALMGSVKAQMTELAALIGDLQELSRPDALPGSGPPQVIALHEVARTALERARLRGAHLTINASIEPWYVRGEAATLERSLVNLLDNAVKFSPSGGVIDVVLRSGEVRVRDHGPGIPAEELPHVFERFWRSPSARSMPGSGLGLSIVARTVQQAGGQVGLEAAPGGGTVAWIRLPGAPTAPPGIDVD
- a CDS encoding ABC transporter permease, with the protein product MSRRLDPRRLTAARLTAARLTPRRLSLADTLRVGSVGLRTRPTRVLLSALGIAIGIAAMVAVVAVSASSQAAFNAQLASVGTNMLTVTPGKDFVGDPAPLPENAAEMVGHIAPVENAAATGSVKGAKVYRNDHIPKAASRGIGVLGAGLDLPRTVGLHMAAGTWLNGAQSRYPAVVLGTTAAENLGITTPGAQIWLGEQWFTVTGILQKAPLAPELDSAALIGWDAAKTHLGFDGRPTMIYTRTADSKVDQVRGVLAATVNPEAPNEVTVSRPSDALSAKQAANRAFTSLLVGIGAIALLVGGVGVANTMVIAVLERRGEIGLRRALGATRGQIRTQFLTESVMLSALGGISGAALGAGASAGYALSQNWQVVVPPWALGVGVGATMAIGALAGLWPAVRAARLAPRAALSGP